The following coding sequences lie in one Eubacterium ventriosum genomic window:
- a CDS encoding nuclear transport factor 2 family protein — MKFYELPMGNIENKEIIEKQKIRELVEYERYCTDYGLKEQREKCWFKDGEIFTTWFKGKVTDYFNAKPTKRENKPDEKESHGHKINNTVVWLKDKKAIAEIICTLTFRTCLDGKWVDIQCNSRMHYRVEKRDGVWGIVYMEGIYEKDRMDSVFGDEPFYIKKEQLEKYRSNNFNMAARRDLYEGGLKYSEQWAGKDKPETIKKLYDDSSNWIFN; from the coding sequence ATGAAATTTTATGAATTGCCAATGGGGAACATAGAAAATAAAGAAATAATTGAAAAACAAAAAATAAGAGAACTTGTAGAGTATGAAAGATATTGTACTGATTATGGACTAAAGGAACAGAGAGAAAAATGTTGGTTTAAGGACGGAGAAATATTTACCACATGGTTTAAGGGGAAAGTTACAGATTACTTTAATGCAAAGCCTACAAAAAGAGAAAATAAACCGGATGAAAAAGAAAGTCATGGACACAAAATTAATAACACAGTTGTATGGTTGAAGGACAAAAAAGCTATTGCTGAAATAATTTGTACATTAACATTTAGAACCTGCTTGGATGGAAAATGGGTAGATATACAATGCAACAGCAGAATGCATTACAGAGTGGAAAAGCGGGATGGAGTATGGGGAATTGTATACATGGAAGGAATATATGAAAAGGATAGAATGGATTCTGTTTTTGGGGATGAACCGTTTTATATAAAAAAGGAACAATTAGAAAAATATAGAAGTAATAATTTTAATATGGCTGCAAGAAGAGATTTGTATGAAGGTGGACTAAAGTATTCAGAACAATGGGCAGGTAAAGATAAACCGGAAACAATTAAGAAATTATATGATGATAGTAGTAATTGGATTTTTAATTAG
- a CDS encoding TIGR00266 family protein, with protein MKYSIQGDTLPVVICELDAGEKIITEGGGMAWMSPNMKMETTGGGIGKMFGRALSGDTLFQNIYTAERTNGMISIASSFPGSIKAFEITPGNEIILQKSAFLASEAGVELSMHFRKKLGSGLFGGEGFILQKLSGNGIAFAEFDGHVIEYELQPGQQIVIDTGHLAAMSVTCQMDIQTVPGIKNMFLGGEGLFNTVVTGPGHVWLQTMPISNMAGALLPYLPTSNK; from the coding sequence ATGAAGTATTCGATTCAGGGAGATACTCTTCCGGTTGTTATTTGTGAACTTGACGCCGGAGAAAAAATTATTACAGAAGGTGGTGGCATGGCTTGGATGTCACCTAATATGAAAATGGAAACTACCGGTGGTGGTATTGGAAAAATGTTCGGAAGAGCCTTATCCGGTGATACTCTTTTTCAGAATATTTACACTGCAGAACGTACTAACGGAATGATTTCCATTGCTTCAAGCTTTCCAGGTTCTATTAAAGCTTTTGAAATCACTCCGGGGAATGAAATTATTCTTCAAAAATCTGCCTTTCTTGCTTCTGAAGCAGGTGTTGAATTATCAATGCATTTTAGAAAAAAACTTGGCTCAGGTCTTTTCGGTGGTGAAGGCTTTATTTTACAGAAGCTTTCAGGTAATGGTATTGCTTTTGCAGAATTTGATGGCCATGTCATTGAATACGAATTACAGCCTGGTCAGCAGATTGTTATAGACACCGGACATCTTGCCGCTATGTCAGTAACATGCCAGATGGATATTCAGACCGTTCCCGGTATAAAAAACATGTTCCTCGGTGGTGAAGGATTGTTTAACACTGTTGTTACAGGTCCGGGCCATGTATGGTTACAGACAATGCCTATTTCCAATATGGCAGGAGCTCTTCTACCATATCTGCCAACGTCAAATAAATAA
- a CDS encoding carboxylesterase family protein, whose product MYIKKLKNKAISNPDYPVVNTKYGKLRGTWRDDCFVFKGIEYAKAKRFHLPTEPDKWEGIKDAVAYGPVPDEISTRIPGDSFTEPHFWYPQSEFCQNLNIWTPSIEKNEKLPVMVWIHGGGQEHGSAIEITAYDGEELATWGKVVVVSVNHRLNALGYLDLYEYGKEYEESGYVGMMDLVASLKWVKENISEFGGDPDNVMLFGQSGGGFKIIELMQMPAADGLYHKVSIHSGTGRDSTFTHENNKEVARDIVKFLNIKKENISEIETIPYYKLAKAINYAYDNFMKRHGERLQWTPPVDYKNYFGNPQMAGMKFREETKSIPMITGSVLGEFVSSAKHNGGIGDINQWKSKQTIDQLIERYGKYTDDIIREFGKAYPKKDPAKALYVDVFMRKPHKDLCKMRVEQNCADTYNWMLSLDMPCYGGTTPWHNADEAYIFHHAEFFESEYIPGISEKLQDEMAGALVSFAYTGNPNHKGLPKWNVAEKDVIPTMIFDKETEEKINYDDKLIELVEKAGALGPGDKGPERLYGGGTRLHI is encoded by the coding sequence ATGTATATAAAAAAGTTGAAAAATAAAGCTATTAGCAATCCGGATTATCCTGTTGTTAATACGAAATATGGGAAATTAAGAGGAACATGGAGAGATGATTGTTTTGTTTTTAAAGGTATAGAATATGCGAAGGCGAAGAGATTTCACTTGCCTACAGAACCGGATAAGTGGGAAGGAATAAAGGATGCAGTGGCATATGGTCCTGTACCGGATGAAATAAGTACACGTATACCGGGAGACTCTTTTACAGAACCACATTTTTGGTATCCACAAAGTGAATTCTGTCAAAATTTAAATATATGGACACCAAGCATAGAAAAAAATGAAAAACTTCCGGTTATGGTTTGGATTCATGGTGGTGGTCAGGAACATGGTTCAGCAATTGAAATAACAGCTTATGATGGTGAGGAATTGGCAACATGGGGAAAGGTAGTAGTAGTTTCTGTTAACCATAGATTAAATGCTTTAGGGTATTTAGATTTATATGAATATGGCAAGGAATATGAAGAGTCAGGGTATGTAGGAATGATGGATCTGGTAGCATCATTGAAATGGGTTAAAGAAAACATTTCAGAATTTGGTGGAGATCCGGATAATGTAATGCTTTTTGGACAGTCCGGTGGTGGATTTAAAATAATAGAACTTATGCAAATGCCTGCAGCAGATGGTTTGTATCATAAAGTGTCTATACATAGCGGCACAGGAAGAGATTCTACATTTACCCATGAAAACAACAAAGAAGTTGCAAGAGATATAGTTAAGTTTCTTAACATAAAGAAAGAAAATATTTCAGAAATAGAGACAATTCCATATTACAAGCTGGCAAAGGCAATTAATTATGCATATGACAATTTTATGAAGCGTCATGGAGAAAGATTACAGTGGACACCTCCTGTAGACTATAAAAATTATTTCGGAAATCCTCAAATGGCTGGAATGAAATTTAGGGAGGAAACAAAAAGTATCCCTATGATTACGGGTAGTGTTTTGGGAGAATTTGTATCATCGGCAAAACATAATGGGGGTATAGGAGATATTAATCAATGGAAGTCAAAACAAACAATAGATCAGCTTATTGAAAGATATGGGAAGTATACTGATGACATTATACGGGAATTTGGAAAAGCGTATCCAAAAAAAGATCCGGCAAAAGCTTTATATGTTGATGTTTTTATGAGAAAACCTCATAAAGATTTATGCAAAATGAGAGTTGAACAAAACTGTGCAGATACATACAATTGGATGTTATCTTTAGATATGCCGTGTTACGGAGGAACAACACCTTGGCATAACGCAGATGAGGCATATATTTTCCATCATGCAGAGTTTTTTGAATCAGAATATATTCCCGGCATTTCAGAAAAGTTACAGGATGAAATGGCAGGTGCTTTAGTTTCATTTGCTTATACGGGAAACCCAAATCATAAGGGACTACCAAAGTGGAATGTAGCAGAGAAAGATGTAATTCCTACAATGATATTTGATAAAGAAACTGAAGAAAAAATTAATTATGACGATAAATTAATAGAACTGGTGGAAAAAGCAGGAGCTTTAGGACCAGGCGATAAGGGACCAGAAAGATTATATGGTGGAGGCACAAGACTTCACATATAA
- a CDS encoding Na+/H+ antiporter NhaC family protein → MKRGNKRIIAVLTLMFVVLIGTTVFGADEEAKYVPQFFGTFWALVPPLVAIALALITKEVYSSLFIGIVIGGIFYSGGSFEGTIEHVLEDGIIGSLSDEYNVGILVFLVVLGTIVALMNTAGGSAAFGDWASKHIKTRIGAQLATIALGCLIFVDDYFNCLTVGSVMRPVTDKHNVSRAKLAYLIDATAAPVCIIAPISSWAAAVTGFVKGQDGFVVFIKSIPYNYYALLTIVMMISIVLLKVDFGSMAKHEANAAKGDLFTTGQKTYKEEEQAEEKRGKVCDLVVPVVTLIICCIIGMIYTGGFFKGTSFVKAFSESDASVGLAIGSIFALMITIVFYVVRRILSFKKCMDCLPEGFKAMVPAILILTFAWTLKNMTSSLGAAEYVGGIMKHSATGFAIFLPAVIFVVGCGLAFATGTSWGTFGILIPIVVQAFQKTDPAMMIIAISACMAGAVCGDHCSPISDTTIMSSAGAQCEHTNHVSTQIPYAATVAVISFITYIIAGALQKAAGLGWLALPIGIVLMIGTVVGIKVLTAGKEVAE, encoded by the coding sequence ATGAAACGAGGAAACAAAAGAATTATCGCGGTACTTACTTTAATGTTTGTTGTTCTTATTGGAACAACAGTTTTTGGTGCCGACGAAGAGGCTAAGTATGTTCCACAGTTCTTTGGAACATTTTGGGCACTGGTTCCACCACTGGTAGCCATAGCATTAGCACTTATTACAAAGGAAGTTTACAGTTCATTATTTATTGGAATTGTAATTGGTGGAATTTTTTATTCAGGAGGCTCATTTGAGGGAACAATTGAACATGTATTAGAGGACGGAATAATCGGTTCACTATCTGATGAATATAATGTGGGAATATTAGTATTCCTTGTTGTTCTTGGAACAATAGTTGCACTTATGAATACAGCAGGTGGTTCAGCAGCTTTTGGTGATTGGGCATCTAAACATATCAAAACAAGAATTGGTGCTCAGCTTGCAACTATTGCGCTTGGTTGTCTTATTTTCGTAGATGACTATTTTAACTGCCTTACAGTTGGTAGTGTCATGCGACCTGTAACAGATAAGCATAATGTTTCAAGAGCAAAACTTGCATATCTGATTGATGCAACAGCAGCACCTGTTTGTATTATTGCACCTATTTCTTCATGGGCTGCAGCGGTAACAGGTTTCGTAAAAGGACAGGATGGATTTGTAGTATTTATTAAGTCAATTCCATACAACTATTATGCTTTGCTTACTATTGTTATGATGATTTCAATAGTATTGTTAAAAGTTGATTTTGGCTCAATGGCTAAGCATGAAGCCAATGCAGCAAAAGGAGACTTGTTTACAACAGGTCAGAAGACTTACAAAGAGGAAGAACAGGCTGAAGAAAAGAGAGGCAAGGTTTGTGACCTTGTAGTTCCTGTAGTTACTCTTATTATTTGTTGTATTATTGGTATGATTTATACAGGTGGATTCTTTAAAGGAACAAGCTTTGTTAAGGCTTTTTCTGAAAGTGATGCTTCAGTTGGACTTGCTATCGGAAGTATTTTTGCATTAATGATTACTATTGTATTCTATGTTGTAAGAAGAATTTTAAGCTTCAAGAAGTGTATGGATTGTTTGCCTGAAGGATTTAAGGCTATGGTACCTGCAATTCTTATTCTTACTTTTGCATGGACATTGAAGAATATGACAAGCAGCCTTGGTGCAGCAGAATATGTTGGTGGAATTATGAAACATAGTGCAACAGGTTTTGCAATATTCCTTCCTGCAGTTATATTTGTTGTAGGTTGTGGACTTGCTTTTGCAACAGGTACTTCATGGGGAACATTTGGTATCCTTATTCCTATTGTTGTTCAGGCGTTCCAGAAAACTGATCCTGCAATGATGATTATTGCTATTTCAGCATGTATGGCAGGTGCAGTATGCGGTGACCACTGCTCACCAATTTCAGATACAACAATTATGTCATCAGCGGGAGCGCAGTGCGAACATACAAACCACGTATCAACACAGATACCTTACGCTGCAACAGTTGCAGTTATTTCATTTATCACATACATTATCGCAGGTGCGTTGCAGAAGGCAGCAGGGCTTGGGTGGTTGGCACTTCCAATTGGAATTGTTCTTATGATAGGAACAGTTGTGGGAATAAAAGTGCTTACAGCAGGAAAAGAAGTGGCAGAGTAG
- a CDS encoding Cof-type HAD-IIB family hydrolase — protein MDRKVLFLDLDGTLTNDDKKVTPKTLKALKQIMEEGHIVALASGRPTPGVAQVAKTLELDKYGGYVLSFNGGKVINWKTKEVIYENALSKEYIPELVDYATGNKIGLITYDDDSIVVGTPIDEYIELESFINKLPLKEKNLVEYVDYNPNKCLLTAPGEIAAEHEKILSKKFEGRISIYRSEPFFIEALPMGIDKAHSIEVLINHLGIPKENTIACGDGFNDLTMIKYAHVGVAMANATDVVKENADYITKSNNEDGIAHVIEKFILEK, from the coding sequence ATGGATAGAAAAGTATTATTTTTAGATTTGGATGGAACTCTTACAAATGATGACAAAAAAGTTACACCTAAAACATTAAAGGCATTGAAGCAAATAATGGAAGAAGGACATATTGTGGCGCTTGCATCAGGACGCCCAACGCCGGGAGTAGCACAGGTTGCAAAAACACTTGAGCTTGATAAGTACGGTGGATATGTTCTTTCTTTTAATGGAGGAAAAGTAATCAACTGGAAAACAAAGGAAGTTATTTATGAGAATGCATTATCAAAAGAATATATTCCTGAATTAGTTGATTATGCAACAGGGAACAAAATCGGTCTTATTACTTATGATGACGATAGCATTGTTGTTGGAACTCCAATAGATGAATATATTGAATTGGAATCATTTATTAACAAGTTGCCTCTTAAAGAGAAAAATCTTGTTGAGTATGTTGATTACAATCCTAACAAATGTCTGTTAACGGCACCGGGCGAGATTGCAGCAGAACATGAAAAGATTCTCTCAAAGAAGTTTGAGGGAAGAATAAGCATATATCGTTCAGAGCCATTCTTTATAGAAGCATTGCCAATGGGAATTGATAAAGCACATTCAATAGAAGTTCTTATTAATCATCTTGGAATTCCAAAAGAGAATACCATTGCCTGTGGTGACGGATTTAATGATCTTACAATGATTAAGTACGCACACGTTGGTGTTGCTATGGCCAATGCTACAGACGTGGTTAAGGAGAACGCAGATTACATTACAAAATCTAATAATGAAGATGGAATAGCTCACGTTATCGAGAAGTTTATTCTTGAAAAATAA
- a CDS encoding alpha/beta hydrolase, with protein MKRYSDELVKKLGEEKEIIQSYGTEVIFKESPVDGRKGYMDPYEIKALENQQEHVGEEKCNEISLEKLAQRMRDSMGYPNLNLNETEIITKCESLVLEKNNVEIWRYYKRRTEKKERPALVMIHGGGWIGGSVSVLENYCKLVAERADAVVFSIEYNKGPEKPFPNAQNDCFNCLKHIYENYEKYGIDKNRIAVGGDSAGGNLALSTAIKARNSGLNWIKALVLAYPCTVKCDATMDGYVWSEDVYDFSEEQGDMEKKLINLGHMVKYGEDPIELMTMKNPQDVYNPIYSPMMDPDKSNMPYTLMISCEYDGLRQQDEFYVMQLRKAGNKAKCIRYGGISHAIIDRLGHVPQAEDIVNETVNIINEL; from the coding sequence ATGAAACGATATAGCGATGAGTTAGTAAAAAAATTAGGAGAAGAAAAAGAAATTATACAATCCTATGGAACGGAAGTTATTTTTAAGGAAAGTCCGGTAGATGGAAGAAAAGGATACATGGATCCGTATGAAATAAAAGCGTTAGAAAATCAACAGGAACATGTTGGGGAAGAAAAATGCAACGAAATCAGTTTGGAAAAGTTAGCCCAAAGAATGAGAGACTCAATGGGATATCCTAATTTAAATCTTAACGAGACAGAAATTATTACAAAGTGCGAAAGTTTAGTTTTAGAGAAAAATAATGTTGAAATATGGAGATATTACAAAAGAAGAACTGAAAAAAAAGAGAGACCTGCATTAGTAATGATTCATGGAGGTGGATGGATAGGAGGATCTGTAAGTGTATTAGAAAACTATTGCAAATTAGTGGCAGAAAGAGCCGATGCAGTAGTTTTCAGCATTGAGTATAACAAAGGACCTGAAAAACCATTCCCTAATGCTCAGAATGATTGTTTTAACTGCCTAAAACATATTTATGAAAATTATGAAAAGTATGGAATTGATAAAAACAGAATAGCAGTGGGAGGAGATAGTGCAGGAGGAAATCTTGCTTTATCTACAGCTATTAAAGCAAGAAATTCCGGATTAAATTGGATTAAGGCATTAGTTTTGGCATATCCTTGCACAGTAAAATGCGATGCTACAATGGATGGATATGTGTGGAGTGAAGACGTGTATGATTTTTCAGAAGAACAGGGAGATATGGAGAAGAAATTAATTAATTTAGGCCATATGGTTAAATATGGAGAAGATCCTATAGAACTAATGACAATGAAAAATCCACAGGATGTATATAACCCAATATATAGTCCAATGATGGATCCGGATAAAAGCAATATGCCGTATACACTAATGATTAGTTGCGAGTATGATGGATTGAGACAGCAGGATGAATTTTATGTGATGCAATTAAGAAAAGCAGGAAACAAGGCTAAATGTATCAGATATGGAGGAATTTCTCATGCAATTATTGATAGACTGGGACATGTGCCACAGGCGGAAGATATTGTAAATGAAACCGTTAATATTATTAATGAACTATAG